In the genome of Hevea brasiliensis isolate MT/VB/25A 57/8 chromosome 14, ASM3005281v1, whole genome shotgun sequence, the window GGACCATGCACCTTATTCTACGTGATTTCATTTTTGGTGATCTATACTTGCTTGTAATGAAGAATAGGAGGATTTTTACAGAAGTCTTAACAGTACTTTGGATTAAAATAGaaaatggcatctcttgaatgagCTAATACTTTATGCAATGAACCCTGCATGCCTGTATCTTTTTTTTGTTGCAATCAATAGCATCAACATGGTAGTTGTCATCATATTTGTAGCATTTGGATAATCAGTTCTTTGGCTGGGGTCGTCTCTCCTCGCCAATGCACAAAAATTTTGTTACTAAACTTCTCCTGTTCTTCAATTTTATGTAGTTGTCATTATATCTGGCTGAGTAAGAAATGGCAAAATGGCACATTTGATCTGATCCTTTCAATGCTTCAAAACTACGCTGTGGATTTTGTGTTTTAATTATTAGTACTGTGCTGaatttgaaattattaaatattctatTGTAGGCCTCAAAGCACCACCGAGGGATTATAGCATTCCAGGAACCTCAGCATctaaaatatttacatcaattggGGCAGGTGCTAGCCTTGTTTTTGCATTTAACACAGGAATGCTTCCAGAGATACAGGTATGAGAGGAATTGGAATGCATTCGAATTCTCACTGATCATGGGCATGTTCTtgatccatctaaatagcaaaatacTGGATTATATGCATTTATTGTTGAATAGCTATGGCTTCTGTTCACTTTCATGAATTCAGATTCACTGATAATTGTCTGGCTGGCACAATTATGAATGCTTTTAGGGGCTAATGTTTATGATGCTACTTCCTGAAAGAAATAGGTTGATGTGGGGAATAATCGAAGGGGTGCCTGAACAGACTCATAAGCACACACACACGTGCACACACAAATAGGGACACCAAGGTGAGTATGGCTGGAAAGTGACTCTGGCATGGATCCTTGGATGGTTCAAATAGCAATAGTGGAGGAATGGAACTAATTCAATGAGTGAAGTACTTGGTGGGTGTTCAGAATGCTGTTGGGGTATGTTTGAAAAACAGATTAAATGAAAGAAGAGGGGAAAATTAACATGTTTAGATGCTCTAACTATCGATAAATCTTTCTTGTTCTTACAGATGACCAAGTTAttatctttcattttttttttttttttctgaagacCTACTTAGAGCTTTAGACTAAGGATAAGTTTTGATGTCTCCAAGCTGATGTGGGGCCTGATTGTTGGCATAAATACCTTTTGCTACTTTGTTTCTGTTTCTGCCCTCAACTATATATCTGTTGCTGATTAATTTAAAACAGGCAACAATAAGGCAACCTGTTGTTAGTAACATGATGAAGGCACTGTATTTTCAATTCACAATTGGAAGTTTGCCATTGTTTGCTGTCGCCTGGATTGGTTATTGGGCTTATGGAAATTCAACAACAACCTATTTGCTTAGCAGCGTCAATGGTCCAGTTTGGGTGAAGACAGTAGCCAACATTTCTGCTTTCCTGCAATCTGTCATTTCTTTGCACGTAATTCATCAACACTAATGATATTCTTGAAAATCCTTTCATGACTTGCTTTCCCAAAAATTTTCACTAGTTTTGTGCTAATTTAACCCTTGCTTCTTGCAGATTTTTGCAAGTCCAATGTATGAGTACTTGGATACCAAGTTTGGGATTAAAGGTAGTCCATTAGCAATCCGCAACTTGTCTTTTCGATTTGGGGTGAGAGGTGGCTACCTAACCATTAACACATTGGTGTCAGCTCTTCTGCCTTTCCTTGGAGATTTTGAAAGCCTTACTGGGGCTATCAGCACCTTCCCCCTTACATTTATCCTAGCTAACCACATGTACCTAAGGGCAAAAAAGAACATACTAACCAATTGGCAAAAGCAATGGCATTGGCTCAATGTTTGTTTCTTTGGCTGTATGTCTCTCGCAGCAGCAGTTGCAGCTCTGAGGCTTATTGCAGTAGATTCCAAGACTTACCATTTTTTTGCAGATTTATGATGATTTTTGTAATGGGGAGATTCAATTAAACCCCTTCTTCAGAAATCAGAAAATGTGTCACAGTGATCAAGTAACGTTTAGATTTCTTCTTCTATTTGGCTTTTGCTTGTAGCTTTAAGCATGGAATAAAATAGTTTATTTTTCAATCATCCTTCTTCAGTCGTGTCTCTGAATTTGCAAAAATTGAGCTAAACCACTCTTCCTCGTCATCATTTGCCTTCAATTCccataatgattaatgaatataaACAAGCAATTAaacaataatatattaataaaaataataagaaaaagagCGATGCAACCAATATAATCAAACGCTGAAATCACAAGACAACACAGATGACAGTAAAAATTTGGACggtttttttcattaattaatcaaTATGACAAATATCAACAACAAACTGATTCTGTAGAAAGCCAATTCTACAATCATTTCCTGAAAgaattaaccaaaaaaaaaaaaaggtaagaaGGATAAAATGATATTCCTCTACAACCCCTATCCGGGACTAATAGAGATAAATCAGTCGCTTATTTGAGTTTTCTACTTCCTGCTAATCCTGAACTTGTTGCTGATACAAATGGAAACCAATCTCCAGGTTTCCCTgtaaaaaaaatagaatttagAGGGCAAAATCCATAGCACCGTTCGCAACCCAAAGTCCCTTCCGAAGAAGTTGTTACAGTCCTGGCACTGATGGAAACAAAATATATATTTGGGGAAAATTGCAATAAAAGCTTTCAGTGATTTACGCATCATTTGCTCCGTTTCTTGGCTTCACTGTACAGGATGACTCCAAAGACTGTAAGTGTGTAACCAAGCATTCCAGTTACAGAAACTggatttctgaaaattaaaattgaaaccaCAACAGCCACAGCCCCTTTTGCATTTCCTAGAACCTGGCAGATCAATAACACTTTTAATGGTAATGATAAAGGCAGCCTTGAAAAGAATAACTTAAGGATGATGGAAAAATACTgagttcttaaaaaaaaaaaaagaaacatagGACAGATATCCAAGTCATGACAGACAGTAATTCAGTTGATCTTGAGACTGGTGGTAAAGTAAAGATGGTTTGTATACCTTCTACAGTAAAAAGGGATTCATAAACAACAAAGATAATCAATAAAAAGTTACGACATCATAATCTCAACATGATAAATTCACttctaaatgtgatttgaaaaatcttTATGGGCATGACACAAACAGCAAAAGAGACCCCACGACATTATAACTTTGCTTAACCTGCAAATCTGCTGTCATTCTCTTGTCCTCTCCTTCCTTTCAACTTATGACAAAACCACTTCTCAGTGGTACagaccattaatattttgttcgcACTTAATGAATTCGCATCATATTCTCTTTTTCGCATCATATTCTCTTTTGGTGTCGCATAGGGCTTCTTAAAACAAAATTGGTTTATCATTCTCTCTCAGCTTCCAATGGACCAGTCAGTAGAGTTCCTCAAACACTAAAAAATTAACTTCCACGTATAGCTATCAGCAGTCTAGCCCAACAAGCTAATGCCACAAACACAACTTTTGTTGTTGTCATTACATTTCTCTTACCTAAATAGAAATTCAACTGTAACAATCCCAAATTCATAAATAAAACTTTTGAAAACTTGGTCAGATCAATAATTCCGGATTAGGCTTGAATCACTGTTCATCAAATTAGATATTGATCCAAAGTACCAGGAAAAGAACAACCATAGAAACAACAAATGAGGGAAAACCATAAcgaataaaatttgaaaatttttggggAAAGAAATGGGAACAAAATGGACCAAGAAAAAGAGGCAACTGAAATTGTTAGCTGATAAGAATATCTGAAAAATTCACAATAACACCACCAATCATTGATCAAACGCATTATTCAATAAATTTCAGCAAATTAGCCAGCTTTACAATATAAAATCCTCTAGGACTGTAGGACATGTTCCAGACTGCAACAGCAGTTGTGAATCTAAATTTTCAATTGACTAAAGTTGCATCATACTCTCTGGATGGATGTTGCTAGTCTCATTACCTAAATAAGACCAATCTGACCAATAACATGCAAAAATTATGCAAACATTCAAATTCTTATAATCCATCAACATTTCCTTCAGAGTTTAAACTTTTGAACAAGCACCAGAAACTGTCTATTCCATATGCAGCAAATGGAAAAGATGTGCGAAAGAAGTTTCAAATTTGTTTAGATTCTTATAATTTCATGCTTCACTTTGGATAAATTTAACACCCTAAAAAGGCACTCTACCTTCTGTTTTTCAGATAGAGGGAAATAACTGCTTTCTTAAAGACCACTCTTCAAAGCACGCACAAGCATTATAATTCTATGGCATCATCATGTGTTTGGAAGGGGAACAAACAATTGAAGCATGTCTATGAAAACAAGGAATACCTGTAAAGTCAAAGCACTGGTGTGTTTTGTGACCAAAAAATTGGTCAAATTTACAAAATATGCTAGCGCTGAGTTGAATAGTAGGTACCAAACAATCTTGATATCGTCTCTGGCAAGAGCCAGTGTAATACCAACCACATTGTCTTCCATGATAAGAGTTGCCGGAAGTAAAAAGACAACAGCTATAGGAGCCATGTATAGAAGAAGGTTCATAGAATTCAGCTTCTCCCTAGAAAAAGGTTACAAGCTTTTCAGTATCCACTTTGATTTTCAGATCATTTAAAAGCAAGAATGAATTAGTGCAATCATTTTCAACTGAAAGAATAATGCAGAAAACAAAAAACAAAGATCCTTACCCCTCAGAAGAaagcaaaatcccttgtagcactGATTTGAGTGCCCTTGCAGCTGTAGCAGAAATGCACATTATAAACCCAAATAGATGAAAACTTGGTTCACCCTATGGCCAGAGAAAATAACTGAATAAGCATTTAGCTCCAGGGGATCAATCTGAATTGCACAGAACACTAAATAGATCTCATAAAGAAACATTGAATCCTATATTTCACTTCAACTCCAGCTTCTAGACACAATGTACTAAAACAAAGGCAAAACCAGAAATTTTCTTTTTCCTTGCACGTTTTATTAGAAATCTCATGGTTGTTTCTTTCGCAAACCTTATCAAATTGCTCTCCCCATAATCAAAACCCCTTCAACAGCAATAGCTAAAATaagaaaacctcaataatataCCCACAGCTCAATTTCAACACCCAGCATTATTCAGATAAAAAGTCAAACCGGCCCAGTAAAATTTAACTAAATCCCATcaacaattcaaaataaaatttaaaagtaactAATTCTCTCGTATCTTCCCCAACTGatataaatacaaaacaaatTCAACTTAAACAGATATAATTCAAACCAATTCCTTGTAAAAATCAACTTATTTTAGCACCAATAAAAGTAAACCCATTTCCACAATTCATATAACCAAAAGTCTAAAACAaccattattttaaaaaattgaggaaaaaaaaaaaacatgaacaCGCACCCCACTGGCAATAATTACTCCAGTAACGACTGGAATCAAGGTGACATAAGTAAGCCAAGCCTCTCTCTTAAGGGTCATCAAATAAGCGAAAACAGCAGTAAAAAACGGTGTCGTAGCACCTACAGCCTGATTGAAAGAGACGGGAAGGAACCTCAAAGAAATGTTACCAAACACGACCGATACACAAAAGACGAGACTCAAGGCGGAGATCTTGAGGAATTGAAGGCGAGAGCGAATTGTCTGCATAGGGACCATCTTCATCCATGCAATGGCTATATAGCTAAGCAAACTACAAGCAGTCATATGACACATGGTAAGGAAGATCGGGTACTTGAATCCGTAATTGCTTAGCAAATACTTGTTCAGCAACAGAACCCCAATATTCGAGGAGTACCAGGCGGCCACTAGACCGATCGTGAACAACCGGGACGTGGTCTTCATGGAGGAATTTGATCAAGAAGAGCCGGTGGGGATGTATGTTTTCTGATCGGACGGCAGCGAATTGAGGCGCTGGAAGAGATTAGGTGAGCTGAGGTGAACTGGGTTGGTAAGGATCTGGAAACAGAGAGGAATTAACAGAGATTAGAGGGTCTCTCCCTCCCATGGATCTGTGACATAGATAGAAGAATttaaaagaaagaggaaaagttGGAGGGAAAAGGAGAGGGAAAAAGAAGGATTGGGAAATAATGTGAGTTTCCCTGCAAATATagagaggaaagaaaatggaGGAGGCCAGGAGGGCGAGGAGGAGGAAGGGGAGGAGGAGGGTGGAGGTGGTAAACGCGTGACGTGAGGAAGGGGGCTgatttcgttttttttttttttttttttttggtatttattaatttctaatgattttttagtttttgttttttttttatctataaaGGGAAATTATTTCACGCGCTCggagttttttttttatctaattcaaattttataatttaatgaataattaaattattttttaaattaaatgagagtaactaaaattttaaaaatgcaaaatataatattttttaatttatagtcattttataaaataatatttcttaaaaattataatttaatgaaattttatattttattttacatatatataataaaaatatttacatttaaaatatattgaattaaaatatttatgatactttatagaaaaataaatatatatttataacttttaaaaaattatatagtaaaatattattttttttaaattaatactcTTCATTATTATTAAACAAATATTTTATTAACTATTTTTATAAGAAGTATGAATAACTGAATATATATTTATTAGtgctttaatttttatattaatttaatatattttatcaaattattattttataaaaataaaatattaatctaCATAacatttataaaagaaaatacataaattttataaaattttaaattttcctaTAAAACAAAGTAATCAACTTGCAATGTAagttactttatttatttatttattatttattatttatttatttattgtacaTTATAAGCAAAGTTGTAGTTTgactttttgagttttgatttaaatattttaatttagagTAATTTTAAAGAAATTGGATTTCTTTTTAACTTTTAAGTATTTGAGAATAAAATTTTGCTATAAGTGCCATCAAAAGCCTACtttattttagaaaataattaaagtaaatattagcgttttttaaaattgtttaatttttttatattatccaCATTAAACAATAAGTTTACATTTCTTTTATAATTCATATTAAAAAAACAaagggaaataaaaaaaaaataatctatttatatatttatttaatttttcaaaaaaatataaaaaatattatataattttatgtttttacacataaagaatcataatttaatttttatcaatttaatactTTACATTCTTATTaacaaatatgattcaaacaattaattatcattaaataatttaaaccatatttattaaattataattttaatatagcaaaatacaaaattacatgatatttttttatttatgcaCGTCACTGCATATTTGTTCACATGAGTAATTATTATTGAATTACATATATGATTTTCATTCGTTGTCTTTTACaaaaatagtaaagttaagcctAAGAATTACTATTTTACCTTAAAAGCATAACCCATTataaaaaaggaaagaagaaagTAGTGGACTTTTATggaaatcaaattaatatttcgTTTTGCAAAGAATATAATCATAAATTAttatacaaagaaaaaaaaaatcccactTTCTTTCAAAtgctatttttattatgaaaattcAATAGCCAATTAAGAGTTTATTTGTTTCAatagtttaaatttttaatattatataatcataattttaagCCATTCATCATTAAAAATTATGTATTAATtacttaataaaattatttattttacttattaatatggagaaattttttaacATTATAATTGGGGCTAGGCATTGCCGGTGCTCCAATATGGGTTGGTTTCGATTTAAGAGTTAACCGAATGGtgtattttgatttaattttaattcaatctgatttgattaaatttaattattatttttaaatattttaataaaaaaatatgtttTAACTTGAAATCAAACcaataaattacaatttagtttaaggttaatttttattgatttaaatttaactgattttacttttaaacttgatctatagtttcaattctaatttcaaattaaatcataaaatcaTGATTAATTGAAACTATTTTAAAAAAAACCCCAATCCcatcatatattatattatatattgtaATAAAATAATTTGCTAAAAATAATAATCAAAACTTGGTATGAAAGTAATCAGAACTTGATTTGATTTATTTGCTGAAAGTATATAGTTTATCTggtaaattcagatttaaatttttatattgctCCACATTAATTTATGATAAGAattttgtattaaataatatatttgaaTAAATCTCCTTCTTGAAGGAGCTTTTAGGTAGAGTTAagcccatttattattattattatttttacataGAATTAGAGTTTACTCAATTTTATTTTTTGCCGCTGATTGATGTGTTTGCCTTGCTTCAAATGTTTTTTAGTGTGAAGATGGTGTGTTTTCCGACGTTGATTAAGATAAAAGACTTTgtgttaaatataaaattttaacaaattttttctccttaaattaatttttaggtGTAGTCCAATAGAGGTGAGcattattcggttcaaaccgaataaACTGAACCAAATCACCTTAATTCGGTAATTCAGTttgatttttaagataattcgattcagttcgattttatattataaaaatttcgattatttctattcatttcggttttgaagagaaaaaattctgttaaaccaaatcaaaccgaatagttttattgatttttgaatttattttgctatggagaatttatgaattatatataattttatatatataaattatttaatttcattgattaatggttattaggttcaagtaAAGTTCAAAatcagatcaaataacttgaaattcaagtctaaattaaaaaataatcaaaaatcaaaacctaTCGATTTGAACCTAACCTAACCGAAATAGAAcgattcagttcgatttgatttttcatccttttcaatttgatttgattttcatgatttaattcggttcgatttaagtTAAATGTTCACCCTTAGAgttaatatcaattataaaatatGCGTgagtataaattatataaaaataagaattctattaaaatagtaataattttAAAGATTGTCCATTCCTATAAATAactcatatatatgtatatttatacaaaaaaaaaaaattgatcgaTTTTCTCCACACCACACTCCTCCAATCTCTGCTTGAAAAAAACAACACACAGTATGAAAGCAACAAGAAATAGTGTCAGCGGTTAGGGAGGAAAGCAGCATATGAAGGTGGACCTGGTCCTGGCTTATAGTTTGTACCCATTAGGGAGTGACGGAAGGAAAAAAAATAAGGAGGTGTGTCCAAAATTAGGCACAATGACAATAATACCATAAATTGGTATTAAATTGATGGAATCCACATCTACAAATTCCATTAATTGGACCTTGGCTACAATAATCAATGCGTTTAAGAGATTagcatttaaatttatttttaaaataattataatctaAAATAATTGGGTCATGCAAAGAATCATCCGCTCAATCTATTTAAATTACCTCAGTGGTGGGCTAATGGTgaagatatttttataaatttatttgatttaaagttaatttttatattttattatatgtgatgcttaaatataaattttattctcatgaatggagattaattattaattattagtaattcttctgattttataaaaaaaaattatattttatgaaaataactcAAATTAATTAAAGATAATAATGCTGATTAGCGACCTCAAATTAATCAAATAGTAAAATTGCGATTTCACTCATATAATTTTATGATTTTATgagttataattatttaaattaattataatttaaaaaatcgatataaaatcatatttttaaatagtaaaattaattaaaaaattaatataattttatgagtttataattttatataaatttaaatttttaaatattatctttTAACTTGCTAAAATTATTATCATTTGTTTATTTTAACatcatatttttataatttttaaatataatcataCAAATTATTTATACTACAACAATTATCATGGATaaacaatataattttttatatcataTTTTGAACAAACTTTATTATTGagctattttt includes:
- the LOC110661287 gene encoding probable sugar phosphate/phosphate translocator At3g11320 — encoded protein: MKTTSRLFTIGLVAAWYSSNIGVLLLNKYLLSNYGFKYPIFLTMCHMTACSLLSYIAIAWMKMVPMQTIRSRLQFLKISALSLVFCVSVVFGNISLRFLPVSFNQAVGATTPFFTAVFAYLMTLKREAWLTYVTLIPVVTGVIIASGGEPSFHLFGFIMCISATAARALKSVLQGILLSSEGEKLNSMNLLLYMAPIAVVFLLPATLIMEDNVVGITLALARDDIKIVWYLLFNSALAYFVNLTNFLVTKHTSALTLQVLGNAKGAVAVVVSILIFRNPVSVTGMLGYTLTVFGVILYSEAKKRSK
- the LOC110661286 gene encoding proline transporter 2, producing MDGDREDSWPRKVHDEEQLSVEIPETAHQISSDSWFQVGFVLTTGVNSAYVLGYSATIMVPLGWVVGIVGLIIAAAISLYANSLVANLHEFGGKRHIRYRDLAGYIYGKQAYSITWGLQYVNLFMINTGYIILAGQALKAVYVLFRDDNEMKLPYFIAIAGFVCALFAISIPHLSALRIWLGVSTVLSLIYISIAIVLSIRDGLKAPPRDYSIPGTSASKIFTSIGAGASLVFAFNTGMLPEIQATIRQPVVSNMMKALYFQFTIGSLPLFAVAWIGYWAYGNSTTTYLLSSVNGPVWVKTVANISAFLQSVISLHIFASPMYEYLDTKFGIKGSPLAIRNLSFRFGVRGGYLTINTLVSALLPFLGDFESLTGAISTFPLTFILANHMYLRAKKNILTNWQKQWHWLNVCFFGCMSLAAAVAALRLIAVDSKTYHFFADL